CAAAACGGAACTGCAAAACATGCTTACTCAGTGTTTTGTATGATGTCTGTTTTAACCCTGGGAGGTTCTTACCTCCTTGAAGATTCTTCTCATTTGGTTCCACTTGCCCTCTTAGTTACGCAAAGCAAATACGGCTGATTCTTGACCAGCACAGGTGTGAACCGCACCAGTCCACCAATACACGGATCTTTTTTAGTAAATATGTGCTATAACGTGGTCCACAGTTGACGTGTCTGCGGGTGCAGAGCCTTGGATACGGAGCACCGACTGTAAAGTTACTCAAGGAGGTGGGGTCGAAGGTGTGGTTCCCCCAACCCCCCTGTTGTTCAGGGATCACCACGATCCCTGATGTACCATCTTCCACGTGCGGTCACTTCCGATTCTGAGGACTGCTCACAAAGGCTCATCGGAGTCCTCTCAGTTAAACATTTCAGCCATTTATTTCCCTTAACTCTCCTGGTCTCTTCCCTAAAACATTTGTCAGTATCCTCCTTAAATTATCCCACCTGTAACAGAACATGGACTTCCTCTTGGCATTTGGTCGCCTGTGTGAAAAGCAGGATGGTCACTTCCCTTCTCCTGGACATGAGACTGGGAGTAATGCCACCCAGGGTCACATGGCGCCTCTGGTGGCGACAGCCTGGGTTCATTCTGCACTCACCGTGAGTGCCAGCCTCTTATGTAATTTTTCAGCTGTCGTGATTATTGCCCCTTCCTGTCACTGTCCTATGTTTGCGTGGCTTGATTATTGACCCACCGTGTGGGGCTCAAAACTTGTCCCTCTTAAGCTTCTCCTCATTAAGTTGGGCAGTTCGCTGGTCTCTGGATCTCGATCTTGTCACCTAGTTTATTCATTACCTCAGCAAGTGTGATGAGTGTGTCATCAGAGGTCTTACCTGGCTTGTTAATAGGACTGGGCCAGAGTTAGCCTGTCCCCTGGGCCTTCCCCGAGGGTCAGCATCCGTCACTAAACTGCTGTTCAGTCGTTTACGAGTCTCTAGTCTGTACTGTTACCAGTCTCCCCGCCCCTGCTCCAGCCTTTCCACAGAGGCATCAGAGACAATGCCGGATGTTTGGAACAGGCTGAGACACACAGCCTGCTTCTCCCCACCTTCAGCTGCCAGGCCGCTcggttttctgtgtgtgtggttgggTGAATCCTCTTCACGGTCACCAGTCACTTTCCTTTGAGTTTACAAACCATCTTTTCCAGTATGTATTCAAATACGACAACTCGTACGACGTGAAGGACCCTGAAGGAGGGGGATCTGTGTTGACGATCCCCCTCCTcctttgtatatttgaaaatcagGAAACACGCCTGCCTCTTATCTTTCCCATCCCTTCTGAGCTCGGGGACTCTGAGATTCTGAAATGGCAAGCGTTCTAGTGCAGCAGCAGTGGCGGTCAGCGTGAAGACGGGAGACGCGCTCAGGCCCCGTACACGTGGGAATTTAACTCCTCCTGCAAGGCCGTGGTCCTGAGCCGGAAGACCTCATCCCTTTGAGGATAAACGCTGCCTCCTCTCGGCCTTCAGCTCCTCCTCACTTTTGCTCGCAAGGCGTTTCCCTGGCCGAGGTGATCTTGACAGCCTTGACTCCGAACAAGAGGCTGCCCTTCCTGGTTCCTGACCACGCACCTCtctagcttttggctttgttgttgTCCTGTTTCCTGGTAGTCCTTAGCGTTTTTCCAAGCCTCACCCGTTTGTGGACTTTCTCCTTGCCAGTTATATTCTTTGATTCAAGTGTCACTCCTCTGCAGCTCGTTtgttctgtgtctgtctgtctcgcCCCTGTGTCTGCTTCATCTCGCAGACGGACACCTGTACAGCTACACAGAAATGCTGGCTGACAGCCCCATCCTGCCTCTTAAACTCCATTTCCACTTGTCTCTCCAGAGTTTCCTTCATGAAACCCTTTCACCCTTTTTaaactgtcttcctttttccAGCCCTGGTCTTCCCTCCGAATTCTCTGAAACCTGCCTTCTTGAAGTGTGGCAGGTAGGTCTTATGATTAGCAAGAGGCTCAACCATGAAgacccacctttttttttttctgctctttttttggCCGCACGTGGTATAccggatcctagttccccgaccagggatcgaacctgcaccccttgcagtggaagcaggaGTCTTAAccggtggaccaccagggaagcccccagtcttGCCTTTTTGGTGACTTATTTTTGACTCTGCTGGTTCTTCACCGCTGTGCAGGccgttctctagttgtggcgactgggggctgctctccacTTGCAGTTCGAGGGcccctcattgcagtggcttctcttgtcgcagagcaagGGCTCTAAGACTTGAGAGCTTCAGTagcccgtgggctcagtagttgtggctcccaggctctagcacCAcaagctcaacagttgtggcacccgggcttagctgccctgcagcatgtgggatcttcctggaccagggatcgaacctgtgtctcctgcattttggcaggcagattctttaccactgaaccaccagagaagcccaagactcatcatttttaaagtcactttcTAGATTAACCTCCGCCTGTTTCAGGAGACTTGTCTGTGTGCCTCTGGAATCAGACAAGACCTTTGATGACCCACTTTATCAAGCTGACTGATAGCATGCAGCGTTGACAGGTGTTTCCTGTCCCTGCAGATAGAGAAGTTTTTCCCTCACATCCTTGAAAAGGAGAAGACCCGCCGAGAGGAGGAGCCTTCCATCCTTTCTCCGGAGGAGTTTGTCTTTGCCAAAGAGTGAGCAGGCGTGGACCCGCCTTTGTCCCCCCCGGGCTTGGGAGTGTGGGTTGTGTGGTTGTGTCCCTGAGGCCGGTGGCAGGGCCCCTGTTGTGGGTCTGATGGCCCCGGCGGCTCCGCCAACGGCGTTGGGTCTGTGTGTTTCAGGTTCCTGGCTAACACAGAGACCTATCTGAAGGACACGGCCTTAAAGCACATGCCTCCCAATCTACAGAAGGTGGATCTCATGAGGACAGGTGAGCAGAACGTTcgcttctctctcttccctcgaatgaaggaaaataaatgtgtAGACAGATGagcagaaaagagacagaggggaAGGGTTCTGGGTTAAAAACCAAGAATCGTTAAAAGCAGGTACCAGGGTAGCTGTTTGCGGCCATTCGAGCATCACTTTTGTGTTCTTCTGGTTCAGAGGAAATTCTCCAAATATAGACTCAGCCTCGTGGCATATTCAGTTACCTCCTGAGCGTCCACGCTGTGCTCGGCTCTTTTGGGCATGGAAGCGGCCAAGGTCTCTGTCttctgggcgggggtggggtgggtgggaggggcagcAACCCCTTCACAGATTCCAGCTGTGCAGGGCCTGTCTCCCCGctctgggggtgagggggggatGTTAGCCAGGAGGCTACGAGGCCTCTGGGGGTCCCTCAGGGCTCCTGATCTTTATTTGTGAGCAATTTCCAGGCTGTGGAAAGGGGAACAGGACTGAGGTGGAAAGAGGGGAGGCACAGCCATCACCTCTTCACTCAGTCCCCCCAAGAGTCTGCTGAGCCGAGGGGCAGGGGCCCTGGCGGTAACTCCTGAGGTCGGCTCAGCCAGCGGGGCCCCTGGCACAGATAAGAAGAGGCACAGACATCcgagtgtgtgtgtggtagggggGCAGGCAGCCACCTGCCGGCCAAGGGGAGAGGCCTGGGGGGCCCCGCGCTGTCAGCACGCCTTGACCATCGACTCTGGTGTGGCACAGTCCACACCTCATCTTTGCCGGCTCCCTGTCTTCACGCAGGACCTCCCATGGGGCCTGGAGTCCAGGCTCACAAACTGAGGCTAGGATAGCCCACCCTTGAACGTTCCCCCCCAACTACGTCTCTCCCCAACCCAGTCTGGGGGCCACGCTGTGAGCCCTGTTCCAGGTGGCTGGTGACTTAGCTCTGGCCTCCATACTCAGTACTGCCATCAGGGTGCCTGAACAGCAGGCTTGTTTTCTCACGCAGATCCAGAGGCCAGAGTCGATGGTCAAGGCGTGCTGACAGCGCCGGGCCCCCCAGGCCTCTCCCCTTGGCCGGCAGGTGGCTGCCTGCccccctaccacacacacactcgGATGTCTGTGCCTCTTCTTATCGGGACACCAGTCAGgttggattagggccccaccTTAACAGTTTCATTTTTAGCCCTTTAAAGGCCGGGTCTCCAAATCTATTCTGTCCTGAAGTTCTGGGGCTCAGGGCTTCAACATGTAAATTCGGGGGGACACAATTACAGGAGCAAGCCCAGCCCAGGCAGGGTTTGTGGAACTCTGAACTGGTCGTTTTGGAAAACCTGCCTGAGGGACACAGAAGGCCCAGTCCCTGTCCAGTTCGCCTCTTTGTCTGTACGTTTGAGCGGAGTGGGGGCCACGAACCTCATCCCTGCCCAGTGCTATCTGTCGTATCCATTGGATTCAAGCAGCTGGGAACCGCCGATGGGCCTGCATCGATTCCTGAGCTGGCCCAGGACGTTGCCCAGGAGCTCCTTCTACTTGATTCTGGTCAGCACCTTCTGACACTCAAGCGTTGCTTGCCTTGGGTCCCTTCCAAAGACCAGAGCGAGGCTCCTAGGACTGGAGCTGTGCAGGGGCCAGCCTGCCCTGGGGAGATCAGAGCCTGGCTCACTTAGCCCAGATGCCCCGAGTTCCTTCAGGCCCCTGAAGCATGGAAACCCTGCTGGCAGGGTCGGGGAAGGTTGTCGTAACCTAACATCCTTTGAGGGTTTCCTCGAATCAGCACCTGCCCAGTGGGCCCAGCTGACTCTGCTGAAGTTGGAGTCTCTGGAGGTCCAGAAACCAGGAGCAACCCAGGGAACCCGCGCCTGACTTTTGCAGCCAGTTATTCTCAGCCCCCTCAGTGGATGGGGAACCACAGGCAGCCGCACACCTGAGCTGGGCCCTGAACGCTGAGTGGTCCAGCAGGTTCTCTGGCCCCCACTGCGTGGTAGGGCCTCCGCTGGCAGTGCAGGGCTGGAGGAGCAGCCGGCTCTGGGCTCTTCCTGACAAGGTGTGGCTGATGGAGGAGGAAGGGCAGCTTAACCTGTGATCAACGGAGGGACATGGAGGGGAGCTTCCAGCGGTGGCCTGGGTTCCTCAGCCTGACGTCCAAGGCTATCACCGTGTGACCCCATCTCCCTGACATCCTGGCCTCCCGCCCTCTCCACAGATCTACTTTCTGGCTCCGTTCACATGCTGTGTCCTCCTGAGACTCTTGAGCGTGTTTCTCTCCAGTGGTCCTTGCTCCTTCCTCCCAGGCTTCCACTCATCTCAAGACCTCTCCACTTGTCCAGCGAGCGGGTGCTGAGTGAGACTTTGTGGGAAGTAGGCTGATTCTAGAAGGAGCCCAGATCTCTCCTCAAATCCCTGCAACAACCGCCCCCCTACCATGCTTTCTATCAAGGGTCCCTTCATGATTGAGGCAGTTAATCTCAGCAGCTCTTCCCTCTTGCTCTTATTAGCTGAGCATTTGCTGATGACATTACCATTCTTCTGGCAGTTCCCAAACCAGACCTAGACGCATACGTGTTTCTAAGAGTGAAAGAGCGACAAGAAAACATCCTGGTGGAACCGGAATCAGACGAGCAGAGGTGAGTGACGCCTGTGCTGCGGACAGTGGGAAACAGTCCCACCAGGGCTGCCGCCGAGCTGCATGGGTACAGAGTtcccttccttttccagggactACGTGATCGACCTGGAGGAGGGCTCACAGCACTTGATCCGATACAGAACCGTCGCACCCCTGGTTGCTTCTGGGGCCATACAGCTAATTTAAAACCAGAAATAACTACCCGAGAAATGAGGCCATGGGACCTTAGAAGACACATTTTTGGAAACCCTGCATGCCACCCCGTGCCAAGGACAGCAGCAATCTCGACGGTGCCGTGGGTCCCTGGGCCATGGAGATCTGCTCAGAGCATCCCCCTTACTTGTCCTCAGCTCTGCCACTCCAGCCAGAATCAGCAGATGATGCTGCCGCTGTGCTGATCTTGCTGCCGGAGTCACTGAAACCCCCTTGATGATGATGTTTGAACTGAGGAAAGTGAGGCCGGGGCAGTTCACAGAAAGCCATCACTGTCTGTGATGAGGGGACCCATGAGCCTGACCCAACAGCGCCAGGAGCATGCGCTCAGCCCTCCTGGCAGGAAGAGTGTAAATAGCTTCAACCGCCTGGCCGCCCTTTGTGGAAGTCACTGACTCGTGTAAACTCACCTTCTGGAACCTCTCCTCTTGGACTTAGAGCTAACCTGTGTCACGCTTAGCTGAGCCTCACAACCCAACCAATAAACTATTATTAGATCTGGGTTTTGTGGCAGAAGGAGCCGTAGGCAGTTCCCAGCGTGTGGCCTGATGAGGTGCATCCGAACCGCAGCCTCGGCAGGCCAGCCTGCGGGTCATCTGCCAGCTTGGACTTGGTCAGAGCAGCAGCAGTGCTCCTGTGACCAGCGTTCACTTTCTCCAGGGAAATGGACGGAATGAAACTCAGCGAATGGGCAGTGTCACCTAGAGAGGGATGTACAGACAGCAGATGAATTGTCTTCCCTTGAAATGTGATGCAGAGGAACTGGGTTCCAGCCTTTCTTGCTCCCCAAGAAGGGAGGTTTCCGTCTGCACAGTGTAGCCTGGTAGAGTAACCAGTGCGATGCTGCTGCCATCTCCAAGAGAAGACGTTCAGTGAAAGCAAGGGAGAGTGTTTTTTATTCATTAGTAAAAGCATTTTATATCTCATGCAGTACCTTATTTTCTCCAAAGCATTCTCACCCTTCTCAGCCATTCACTGAACAAATGTTCGGTGAGCAGAGTGTGCTGGGTACAGTCCAGTGCACTGGGGTTCCACCCAGAACGAGAGGGTCACTGACTGCTCAGGTGGGAACAGCGCCTCGTGGAGAATCAGAATAGCGGCTCACCAGCATGCTTAGATGGGGTGCTCTGAGGGGCTGTCACTAATTTCAGCTAGTCTCACTCAGTTAGGCTGAGGTTTGAATAACAAGAAGAGGCCAGAGACAGAGCTCAGAGGGAAGGGCTTTCTAGGCAAAGAAAAGGCAGCTTGTGCAAAGACCCTGTGGCAGAAATGAATTCTGCCACAGTCAGTGAGGCTGGAAGGCAGTGGCACAGTGGAAAGGCTGCACGTGAGGTCTGAGAGGTGGTCTGGGCCCAGATCACTTCCCACTTTGTGAGCAAGGACCCCCTGTCCTCCAGCAGCCTAAGAAGCAGGCAGGGCTGCTGTTGCGgcgctgtgctgggcttagtcgctcagtcatgtctgactctctgcaaccccgtggactgtggcccaccaggctcctctgtccgtaggggttctccaggcaagaatactagagtgggttgccatgccctgctccagcggctcttcccaatccaaggcTCGAACCatgcctcccgcattgcaggcagattctttactgtctgagcctccagggaataGACGGAAAAGAGGGTGAGCATCTGGCAGCGAGTctgcacccaggtctccttccTCGGGGTCACCTGCCTGCTCCTGTCCCACCACTTCCGCTGCTCTGGAGAGGAGAGGACGTAGCTGTGTCGTGTCGCCCACTCCTTcccacagtgccaggcacacggGAGGGGTACAGCTTGTGTTGCTTCACTTCCTAGGTCACCTCTTCAAAGGCAGCCTGGTTTAGATaagtcatttcaaaataaagGGGAAGTTGAATTTCAAAACCAAGTGTAGGGAATCAGTGTGATTTAGTGTGACATTTGTCTCTAAGGTTTTCAACATGTGGGGAGCATTTTGCTTTATAGGTAAAAGCTCGTCACCGGAAGCATGACGGGACACCGATTCAGGTAACGGCGTCACACTCTATTACAAGCTTGTCACCAGCGAGGTCCCTGAGAAGTGCTTACAGGTCCCTGTCTGAGTTTTCCAGCTGCAGCAAAAGCATGTATCAGCTGTGACCTTGCAGCAAGACCCTGGTTCACTCTGTCCAGCATAGGCTTCCACGCCACCCTGCACACCCCTGCTGCCTCTGCGAGGGACACAAGTGGACCATGAAGCTCTTGGGGGACTGTTGAACAAGCGCGTTATTCACCAGTACTTCAGAAAGATCTCCTATGGTATCACCTATATGTGAGATCTAAAGATAAAaagaacttatttccaaaacagaaatagacccacaggcatagaaaacacaggctaccaaagggggaaggagggtgggggaagtgataaattaggaggttggtaTTAACATATGcttattactgtatataaaatagatagccaccAAGGACtgactgtacagcacagggaactatactcaatattttgtaatagcctattagggaagagaatctaaagaatgtatacatatataaatacacacacacatatatatataactgaattgcagtgcttgtacacctgaaactaacacagtattgtaagtcaactatttcaattaaaaaatacttcacgtggtattggagaagactcttgagagtcccttgcactgcaaggagatccaaccagtccattctgaaggagatcaaccctgggatttctttggaaggaatgatgctgaagctgaaattccagtactttggccacctcatgcgaagagttgactcactggaaaagactctgatgctgggagggattgggggcagcagaagaaggggacaacaggatgagatggctggatggcatcactgactcgatggacatgaatctgagtgaactccaggagttggtgatggacagggaggcttggcgtgctgcagttcatggggtcgcaaagagtcagacacgactgagtggatgaactgaactgagtgattcaatggagaaggcactggcgacccactccagtacccttgcctggaaaatcccatagatggaggagcctggtgggctgcagtttatggggtcactaagagtcggacacgactgagcgacttcactttcacttttcactttcatgcattggaaaaggaaatggcaacccactccagtgttcttgcctggagagtcccagggatgggggagcctggtggctgccgtctctggggtccacagagtcggacatgactgaagcgacttagcagcagcagcagcagtgattcaaCATCTCCTATGCGCTTATTGGCTCTTCctgtgtctcctttggagaaatgtcaagtGCTTTGTGgcttttttaaattgggttgttttcattGATATTGAGTTTTAGGAGTTCAGTTTAtgttctggatattaatcccttatcagatatatgatttaccaatgctttctctcattctgtgggttgccCTTTTACTCTGTGGATAGTATCTTTTATGCACAATCGTTTAaattttgttctcctttttcaAGATTCTTTGGTTATGTGGGctctttgagattccatatgAATCTTAAAAGGGGAGATTTTAGGatgggtttttttctctttctataaaaaaagatttttatagaGATttctttgaatctgtagatctcGGGTAGTATTAACATTTTAGCAGTATTATCTCTTCTGGCCCATGAACATGCAGTGTGTTTCCATTGATTtatgtcttctttctttcagcaGTCTCTTGCTGTTTTCATTGTACAAGTCTTTTACTGTCTCAGTTAACTCCTAGATATTTTagtctttttgatgctattgtaaatggaactgtttttgtaatttccttttcagattgttcatgtatagaaatgcaattggATTTTGTGTGTTGGCTTTCTGTCTTGCTACTTTGCCGAATTCATGTTTTAGTTCTAACAACTTTTTTGTGGagtctctagggttttctatatatgaggtcatatcatctgcaaacataATTTTACTTGGTGGtagcggtggtggtttagtcgctaagtcatgtccaactcttacaactccatgaactgtagcctgctaggctcccctgtccatggggtttcccaggcaagaatactggggtgggttgccatgcccttctccaggggatcttcccgacccagggattgaacctgggtctgctgcattgcaggcagattctttactgactgagcccccagggaagcctaatttTACTTcgtcctttccagtttggatccCCTTTATTTTCCTTGCCTAAAGGCTCTGCCTAGAATTTCCAGTACTATGTTGGAGAAGTGAAGCCAGGCATTGTGATCTTAGGtgaaaagctttcagtctttcactgtTGAATGTAGTGTTTGGTGTGAGTTTttacatatggcttttattacaTGGGGctagtttccttctcttttcattttgttgagtgGTTTTACTATGAAAgagtgttgatttctgccaaatgctttttctgcatcaactgataagttgtttttttccttcacttgctATTATAATAATTGTAAAGTTATTACATTGATAGTTTTCATATGTTGAGCCATCCTTGCATTCTAAGAATAAATTTCACTTAATTGTGTttaatccttttaatatgctgttgagttCAGCTTGCTAgtatttttttgagaatttttgcatcgaTGTTCATAAGGAATATTGgtctgttgtttccttttttgttttattattaaagtatagttcatttaccatgtgtgttaatttctgctgtacagcagtgtgacTCAGTTGTGctcatatatacattcttttttatattcttttccattatggtttatcccaggatattgagtatagatCTCTGTGCTCTAgttttcttgtagtgtctttgtctggctttggcaTAGGgttatgctggcctcatagaatgagttaagaagtgttctcttcagttttttggaaaagtttgagaaggattggcaTTAGTTCTTTatctgtttggtagaattcacagTGAAACCATCAAGTCCGTGGCTTTATTTGGTTGGGAGATGCTTGATTCAATCCCCGCAGTCGGTATAAAATCTATTcgtattttctgcttctttgtgaTTTAGTCTTGTGGtttgtgtgtttctaggaatttgttccTTTCATCTAGATCATCAAATTTCAGGCACACAGTTCTTCATagaactcttaaaattctttttatttctgtagaatCTGTAGTCATGTGcccactttcatttctgattttagtaatttgattcctcgctcttttttttcttagtcCATCAAGGTGcaggtttgtcaatttttttctttctgaagaactGATTTTTGggttcattgatttttctctgtcgtttttctattctctatttcgTTTTTCTCTGCTCTAGACctaatcatttccttttttctgctgactttgggtttagtttgttctcttttttctagttccttaagtTATAAAGTTGAATCCGtctgcaatttgggagacttgggttcaatccctgggctgggaagatcccctggaggaagacagggcaagccactccagtattcttgcctggagaatcctcatggacagagaagcctgtcccagctacagtccatggggttgcaaatagttggacccaactgagtgactaagcacagcacagcacattggtgtctttactactgagcttgctacttagcatgcatgcaccatcCTAACGACATACCATCAAAATGcataaagcaaaaactgacagagttgaagagagaaatagacaaaaaataGTTAAAGACACgagtgtgcacgtgtgctaagttgtttcagtcgtgtctgaccctgcaaccctatggactgtagcctgccaggctcctctgtccgtggaattctccaggcatgagtactggaagtgaagtaaaagttgctcagtcgtgttgactctttgcaaccccatggactatacactccatggaattctccaggccagaatactggagtgggtagctgctcccttctccagggcatcttcccagcccagggatcaaacctatgtctcttatgtctcctgcattggcaggcgggttctttacccctcgTGCCAAGTGGGAAGCCCTCCATTAGGGctttataattgctatatcttaCTGcttataattgttgtatcttaTTGCTTATAATTATATCTTATTGCTTATAATTGTTATACCTTCTTTTACTAATATATAGTGTCCTTTGTTTTGTAAACCTTTTtgatttaaagtctgttttgtctgatgttGGTATAGTCACCCCTGATCTCTTTTGGTTACTATTTATGTGGaatgtctttttccatctttccCTTTTCACCCTCTTGTGTTTTGCATCTCAAATGAGtcttttgtagacagcatatagttgGACCATGTGTTTTTATCCATTCTGCTAATCTCTGTCTTTTGACTAGAatgtttaattcatttacatttaagttaaTTACAGATAAGAAGGGACAGACTTTGGTCATtgtgttctttgttttctatatgcCCTAGAGCCATTTTCCCCCTCATTTCCTACAttcctgtcttcttttctttttttgttgattttttgttgTGAAGTGTTtaaattcctttttcattttcttttgtgtgtaCTCTAGCCATTTTCTTTGTGGTTAGCATGAGGATAACATGATAAAGTTTTAACACTTTCATTTGAATTTATATCAGTTTAACTTCAATAAGTCTTTTATAAAACTGCTCctcggaacttccctggtggtccagtggttaggactgtgtttccaatgctgggggccctggttccatgcctggttggggaacgaagatccccaCAACCTGCAGCAAAGccgtaacaaaaaaaaaaaaaaatcaaaaccactgCTTTCTTACAATTCTGCCACCACCCCTTTCAGTGGTTGATATCATAAAATTGCATCTTTACGCACTGTATGCccaaaaacataaattaaaaattcatttaaatgtgtTAGTCTAGATTTAGAGTTACAAACTAAAGGTACAGTAGTATTAGTTTTGCACTTGTAATTGATGtgatattttttcccttaaaaatgtATAGTCTCTTAAATCACGTAGAAAACAAAAAGTGCAGTAACAAACCATTGTTACAATGATACTAGCTCTTATCATTGCCTGTGTGTTTGCCTTTGTTGAGATCTATATGTCTTCATGGGACTTTAAATTACTGTCTGGTGTCCTTTCATTTCACCCCAGAGAACCCCCTTGAGCATTTCTGCTGTTGCAATTGCTGTCTGGGTGGTGGAGAGACAGCTTCCTGGCGCTTCCTGCTCTGCCATCACAGAATCCTCTGAGAActgattttttaatgtatctaGTCAACTAGACCTGAGAGTACACTCAtcttgtcagaaaaataaaaaacttcagttccttcaaaaacaaaattgctgttctttaattaatatttaacagACTTGACCTCAAATAActttgcccttaaaaaaaaaaaatcgaatcTCCCTTCCACAGCAGAAAAACAGCTACCAAGATTTTCAAAGTAATGCAGTATAGACATGAAGGCAATAATGATAGTAATATCCAGTGTTTATCACTTATTTACTGTGAGCCAGACTCTCATATGCTTTAAGTAGATAACCCCTTAAATCTTTACAACAACCTATGCAAGGAAAAACTTAGTTTTTTGCAGTGAACAAAAGAGATTACTGGATATCCTTTCAGTGGGATGGCTTGATCCTTGCAGGGTGCGTCCGTGTTTTTGAATCGGCTATTTTAC
The sequence above is drawn from the Ovis aries strain OAR_USU_Benz2616 breed Rambouillet chromosome 26, ARS-UI_Ramb_v3.0, whole genome shotgun sequence genome and encodes:
- the GINS4 gene encoding DNA replication complex GINS protein SLD5, translated to MAEEADLLGQDSDGDSEEVVLTPAELIDRLEQAWMNEKFAPELLENKSEIVECVMEQLEHMEENLKRAKKGDLKVSIHQMEMERIRFVLSSYLRCRLMKIEKFFPHILEKEKTRREEEPSILSPEEFVFAKEFLANTETYLKDTALKHMPPNLQKVDLMRTVPKPDLDAYVFLRVKERQENILVEPESDEQRDYVIDLEEGSQHLIRYRTVAPLVASGAIQLI